One region of Triticum aestivum cultivar Chinese Spring chromosome 6B, IWGSC CS RefSeq v2.1, whole genome shotgun sequence genomic DNA includes:
- the LOC123134580 gene encoding uncharacterized protein, translating to MVEDNEDDRLSILPDDVLLNIVERLDIADAARTTILSRRWKQIPAMLSKVVIMAGSFEPKHTASKLTLDDIIRFNTTVLEATRSILERRAGTLYTIHLLRMQFYLGDESIFIGQAVANTIATQKVASIEFTILTKVRKNCTNDDLLTYGRQFMSFFDSCPNTFGCLARLTLENLRLGESDFPKIFSICKQPEFLILYDCDMGIQSSLEVEHPQLSELAIVCGCFKRVHLKWAPKLTILKFNFRSQDDPFCLGYVPLLQTVSIINTAFSWHKMLKLSELLGKTAISNLHLNSKSEKIWVKPEGRRQLLPVFHKLRIVNLLNISAECDLTWTMFLLQGAPNLKELRILVLDHLCEMVTGELRKMCPFSEEKDKGLQWEPFASDLKHHNLAKLSIYGNFQAEDKFVSYARSVMEAAVNLEEIKLYKSPVCRKCKHMLQEWTLEEKSSLSYKINNGMPSLVRIHFPSLGQVL from the exons ATGGTG gaggacaatgaagatgatagGCTCAGCATTTTGCCTGATGATGTTTTGCTCAACATTGTTGAGCGACTTGATATTGCTGACGCCGCAAGAACCACCATCCTCTCCAGACGTTGGAAGCAGATCCCTGCAATGCTGTCAAAAGTTGTTATAATGGCTGGTTCTTTTGAGCCCAAGCACACTGCAAGCAAGTTGACTTTAGATGATATAATTCGGTTCAACACCACCGTGCTGGAAGCAACCAGGAGCATACTGGAAAGGAGGGCTGGAACTTTATACACCATTCACCTGTTGCGCATGCAATTCTACTTGGGAGATGAGTCCATTTTCATTGGCCAGGCTGTTGCCAACACCATAGCAACACAAAAGGTTGCTTCAATTGAGTTTACAATCTTGACGAAGGTGCGTAAAAATTGTACCAATGATGACCTACTCACATATGGGAGGCAGTTCATGTCATTCTTTGATTCGTGTCCAAACACATTTGGTTGTCTTGCACGCCTCACGCTAGAGAATTTGAGGTTAGGAGAATCAGACTTCCCCAAAATTTTCAGTATATGCAAGCAACCGGAGTTCCTCATCCTCTACGACTGTGACATGGGTATTCAGTCTTCGCTGGAAGTGGAACACCCACAACTAAGTGAACTAGCGATTGTCTGTGGCTGTTTTAAAAGGGTTCATCTGAAGTGGGCACCAAAACTCACAATACTGAAATTCAATTTTAGATCTCAAGATGACCCCTTCTGTCTTGGCTATGTCCCACTGCTCCAGACTGTGAGCATCATCAATACTGCTTTCTCCTGGCACAAGATGCTCAAGTTAAGCGAGTTGCTTGGTAAAACTGCCATAAGCAACCTACATTTGAACTCCAAAAGCGAAAAG ATTTGGGTCAAACCGGAAGGTCGAAGACAATTGTTACCGGTGTTCCACAAACTTAGAATTGTGAATTTGCTTAACATATCTGCAGAATGTGATCTGACTTGGACAATGTTCTTACTCCAAGGTGCACCCAACCTTAAGGAACTACGCATCTTG GTGCTGGATCATTTATGTGAAATGGTAACAGGGGAGTTGAGGAAGATGTGTCCATTTAGCGAGGAGAAGGACAAGGGACTACAGTGGGAACCATTTGCATCCGATTTAAAGCACCACAACCTTGCTAAGCTCAGTATCTATGGGAATTTTCAAGCAGAAGACAAGTTCGTGAGCTATGCCAGAAGTGTCATGGAAGCAGCAGTGAATTTGGAGGAGATAAAACTATATAAGAGTCCAGTGTGTCGGAAGTGCAAGCACATGCTTCAGGAGTGGACACTGGAGGAGAAGTCATCGCTTAGCTACAAAATCAACAACGGGATGCCCTCGCTAGTCCGGATTCACTTCCCGAGTTTAGGGCAAGTCTTATAA